A portion of the Musa acuminata AAA Group cultivar baxijiao chromosome BXJ1-1, Cavendish_Baxijiao_AAA, whole genome shotgun sequence genome contains these proteins:
- the LOC135652753 gene encoding WUSCHEL-related homeobox 8-like: MQKGGILTEETRRMGCEKASGGGGGGGERKYEVGEGRGRGAGVEGEGVGEGLLYVKVMTDEQLEVLRRQIAVYATICEQLVEMHKAITAHHDSLAGMRLGGLYGDPLMASGGHKITARQRWTPTTMQLQILESMFNQGNGTPSKQKIKEITIELSQHGQISESNVYNWFQNRRARSKRKQMASFPSNTESEVEADEECMNEKKPKPDDSHHEGMPAGVNNLPMYDAQLHSFELELSQAQGIHRSSESSKSSSGSGQMSLNEYVLSTPRFDNSMEKFDIPSFNPYHPGESYDIMG, encoded by the exons ATGCAGAAAGGCGGGATTTTGACGGAGGAGACGCGAAGAATGGGATGTGAGAAGGCttccggtggtggtggtggtggtggtgagagGAAGTATGAAGTAGGGGAAGGGAGAGGACGAGGAGCGGGCGTGGAAGGGGAAGGGGTGGGCGAAGGGCTCCTCTACGTGAAGGTGATGACGGACGAGCAGCTGGAGGTCCTCCGCCGTCAGATCGCGGTCTATGCCACCATATGTGAGCAACTTGTCGAGATGCACAAGGCCATCACTGCTCACCACGACTCCCTCGCAG GAATGAGGCTGGGAGGCCTCTACGGTGATCCCCTGATGGCGTCTGGTGGTCACAAAATCACTGCTAGGCAGCGGTGGACTCCAACAACCATGCAGCTACAAATTCTTGAGAGTATGTTTAATCAAGGCAATGGGACTCCGAGCAAGCAGAAGATAAAGGAGATAACCATTGAGCTATCACAACATGGTCAGATCTCTGAATCTAATGTCTACAACTGGTTCCAGAATAGGAGAGCACGATCAAAGCGAAAGCAGATGGCTTCATTTCCTAGTAATACGGAGTCTGAAGTAGAGGCAGATGAGGAATGCATGAACGAAAAGAAACCCAAGCCCGACGACAGCCATCATGAAGGCATGCCAGCCGGTGTTAATAATCTTCCCATGTACGATGCACAACTCCATTCGTTCGAGCTGGAGCTAAGCCAAGCACAAGGCATACACCGATCAAGTGAGAGTTCAAAGTCTTCTAGTGGTTCTGGCCAGATGTCCTTGAATGAATATGTTCTATCGACACCAA GATTCGACAACTCGATGGAGAAGTTTGACATTCCGAGTTTTAACCCTTACCATCCAGGAGAAAGCTATGACATCATGGGTTGA